From the genome of Spinacia oleracea cultivar Varoflay chromosome 2, BTI_SOV_V1, whole genome shotgun sequence, one region includes:
- the LOC130467638 gene encoding pre-mRNA-splicing factor CWC22-like yields MTSSAGFQAAFSANSGSEVDDSAATHLGCGGSGAEFWGDSVESTQTELVPGYTAITTTATMAGVCRFLCFAKRFVLEFGLIFDEYAVGVMIVDQVGCLLICNPHKVVAQSRPNDDDEDDDEDDEDDEEQQMQIKDETETNLINLRRTIYLTIMSSVDFEEAGHKLLKIKLEPGQEMELNIILLECCSQERTYLRYYGLLGQRFCMLNRVYQENFEKFDFPKLIFG; encoded by the exons ATGACGTCTTCAGCCGGATTTCAAGCCGCGTTCTCAGCAAACTCTGGCTCTGAGGTGGATGACTCGGCGGCGACTCATCTTGGGTGCGGTGGAAGTGGGGCTGAGTTTTGGGGGGATTCTGTTGAGTCGACTCAGACCGAATTGGTCCCGGGTTACACCGCCataacaacaacagcaacaatggCGGGAGTTTGTCGCTTTCT TTGCTTCGCCAAAAGGTTTGTGTTAgaatttggtttgatttttgatgagtATGCAGTTGGTGTTATGATCGTTGATCAAGTAGGCTGTTTGTTGATATGCAATCCTCACAAAG TTGTAGCCCAGAGTAGAccaaatgatgatgatgaggacgatGATGAAGACGACGAAGACGATGAAGAGCAACAAATGCAGATAAAAGATGAAACAGAAACCAACCTTATAAATCTCCGAAGAACTATATATTTAACAATTATGTCCAGTGTAGATTTTGAAGAAGCTGGCCACAAATTGCTGAAAATCAAACTTGAGCCTGGGCAAGAG ATggagttgaatataatattattGGAGTGCTGCAGCCAGGAGAGGACATATCTCAGATATTATGGTCTGTTAGGCCAAAGGTTTTGTATGCTCAACAGAGTGTATCAGGagaattttgaaaagtttgattTTCCCAAGTTGATTTTCGGATAA